The Streptomyces tubercidicus DNA segment CGGCGGGACACTCGCGGCCGCGGTCTCCGCCGCCGGCGGGCTGGGCTGTTTCGGCGGTACGCACCCCCGGAAGGGTCCCGACTGGATCCGCGCCGAGATCGCGACCATCCGTGCCGCGACAGACGGCCCGTTCGCCGTCGGTTTCATCACGCCCTTCCTCCCCTTCACCGAGCCGCTGTTCGACGCCACGCTGGAGGAGCGGCCGGCGGTCGTCGCGCTCTCGTTCGCCGATCCGCAGCCATGGCTGGCCCGCGCCAAGGAAGCCGGGGCGCGGGTGATGTGCCAGGTCCAGAACTACCAGGACGCCGAGGCGGCCGCCGCCGCAGGCGCCGATGTCCTCGTGGCACAGGGAAACGAGGCCGGCGGTCACACCGGGACGATGGGCCTGCTGCCCTTCCTGACCGGGATCGTACGGCGCTACCCCGACATTCCGGTGCTGGCCGCAGGCGGCATCGGCGACGGCCGGACGCTCGCGGCGGTCCTCACCGCCGGTGCGGACGGCGCCTGGCTGGGCACGGCGTTCCTCGCGACCCCCGAGGCCGTCGAGGTGCACGACCTCCACAAGCGCCTGATCATTGAGAGCGACGGCGGCGACACCGTGTGGACACCGGCCTATGACATCGTGTCAGGACTCCCGTGGCCGGCCGGTATCGGCGAACGCGTACGCCGCAACCGCTTCACCGACGAGTGGACGGAACGCGAATCAACGCTACGTGACCGCGCCGAGGAACTCGGACCCGCGGAAAGCACCACCCCCTTCGACGCCCCGCCCGACCCCGACACCAGCGAAATCATCTACGGCCAGTCGGCCACCTTCGTCGACGGCATCCGCCCGGCCGCCGACGTGGTCCACACCATCAGCACCGAGGCCGAAGCCAT contains these protein-coding regions:
- a CDS encoding NAD(P)H-dependent flavin oxidoreductase, which gives rise to MLQTRFTEMFGLVHPVMSAPMAMHSGGTLAAAVSAAGGLGCFGGTHPRKGPDWIRAEIATIRAATDGPFAVGFITPFLPFTEPLFDATLEERPAVVALSFADPQPWLARAKEAGARVMCQVQNYQDAEAAAAAGADVLVAQGNEAGGHTGTMGLLPFLTGIVRRYPDIPVLAAGGIGDGRTLAAVLTAGADGAWLGTAFLATPEAVEVHDLHKRLIIESDGGDTVWTPAYDIVSGLPWPAGIGERVRRNRFTDEWTERESTLRDRAEELGPAESTTPFDAPPDPDTSEIIYGQSATFVDGIRPAADVVHTISTEAEAILTSRPHSLLGRPTT